One genomic segment of Actinoplanes ianthinogenes includes these proteins:
- a CDS encoding LytR C-terminal domain-containing protein, whose translation MGYTRLRAYLVFGVLAIAALVVVVVAVARDSQGDPAASGCPAGMTLVNVTLPREPAQVKLRVLNGTRRAGLADNVSAEFQDRGFKVQPSKDSKTKFAKVALIQYGPKSVGAAQWIRAYFLGEAEPQYNAARTTDVIDIIVGEQFRSLATFTEVNQSMAQIGDPTAPPGSCAAPAGAGV comes from the coding sequence ATGGGCTACACGCGCCTGCGGGCTTATCTCGTCTTCGGTGTCCTCGCCATCGCCGCGCTGGTCGTCGTGGTGGTCGCGGTGGCGCGCGACAGCCAGGGCGACCCGGCGGCGAGCGGCTGCCCGGCCGGCATGACGCTGGTGAACGTGACGCTGCCGCGCGAGCCGGCGCAGGTGAAACTCCGGGTGCTCAACGGCACCCGGAGGGCGGGCCTGGCCGACAACGTCAGCGCCGAGTTCCAGGACCGCGGGTTCAAGGTGCAGCCGTCCAAGGACAGCAAGACCAAGTTCGCCAAGGTGGCGCTGATTCAGTACGGTCCGAAATCGGTCGGCGCCGCCCAGTGGATCCGCGCCTACTTCCTCGGTGAGGCCGAGCCGCAATACAACGCGGCCCGCACCACCGACGTCATCGACATCATCGTCGGTGAGCAGTTCCGGTCGCTCGCCACCTTCACCGAGGTCAACCAGTCGATGGCACAGATCGGCGACCCGACCGCGCCGCCGGGGTCCTGTGCGGCGCCGGCCGGCGCCGGAGTCTGA
- a CDS encoding amino acid transporter, with protein sequence MTVAEHRSTLREWLLQGISDRAGQHEGPHAEAGEHEKPHSWWKVMCLTGVDYFSTLGYQPGIAALAAGVLSPLATLVLVAVTLLGALPVYRRVAADSPHGEGSIAMLVRLLSFWKGKLFVLVLLGFAATDFIITITLSAADATAHIDENPFWPQAWHGHEVLVTLLLVALLGGVFLKGFTEAIGIAVALVGVYLALNVIVVGEALWEVLTNPARVTDWTGAMTTAHGSPLAMVGIALLVFPKLALGLSGFETGVAVMPHIKGNLEQRIRGGKQLLTTAAAIMSVFLITSSVVTTVLIPEREFQPGGQANGRALAYLAHENLGSVFGSVYDISTIAILWFAGASAMAGLLNLVPRYLPKFGMAPSWARAVRPLVLVFTGTAFLITWIFDADVDAQGGAYATGVLVLITSAATAVTLSARRRRQRGRTWAFAAITAIFAYTTVANVVERPDGVKIAGCFILAILVVSLLSRIFRAFELRVTRIDADHVAQGFLTELGKRQIRLIANEPDRRDAAEYSNKIAQIIADNDMTDQADILFVEVTVTDASDFETELHVHGEVLHHRYRVLTVASSSVPSALAALLLWMRDTTHRRPHIYFEWTEGNPVANFARYLIFGQGEVAPVTREMIRQAEPDRKRRPHVHVG encoded by the coding sequence ATGACTGTGGCCGAGCACCGCAGCACGCTGCGCGAATGGCTGCTGCAAGGGATCAGCGACCGGGCGGGGCAGCACGAGGGGCCGCACGCCGAGGCGGGTGAGCACGAGAAACCGCACTCGTGGTGGAAGGTCATGTGCCTGACCGGTGTGGACTACTTCTCCACGCTCGGTTACCAGCCGGGGATCGCGGCGCTCGCCGCCGGGGTGCTGTCGCCGCTGGCCACGCTGGTGCTGGTGGCGGTGACCCTGCTCGGGGCGCTGCCCGTCTATCGGCGGGTGGCCGCGGACAGCCCGCACGGCGAGGGCTCGATCGCGATGCTGGTGCGGCTGCTCTCGTTCTGGAAGGGCAAGCTGTTCGTCCTGGTCCTGCTCGGGTTCGCGGCCACCGACTTCATCATCACCATCACGCTGTCGGCGGCGGACGCGACCGCCCACATCGACGAGAACCCGTTCTGGCCGCAGGCGTGGCACGGCCACGAGGTCCTGGTGACGCTGCTGCTGGTCGCGCTGCTCGGTGGCGTCTTCCTCAAGGGGTTCACCGAGGCGATCGGGATCGCGGTCGCCCTGGTCGGGGTCTACCTCGCACTGAACGTGATCGTGGTCGGTGAGGCCCTGTGGGAGGTGCTGACCAACCCCGCCCGGGTCACCGACTGGACCGGCGCGATGACCACCGCGCACGGCAGCCCCCTGGCGATGGTCGGGATCGCGCTGCTGGTCTTCCCGAAACTCGCGCTCGGCCTGTCCGGCTTCGAGACCGGTGTCGCGGTGATGCCGCACATCAAGGGGAACCTGGAGCAGCGGATTCGGGGCGGCAAACAGCTGCTGACCACGGCCGCCGCGATCATGAGCGTCTTCCTGATCACCAGCAGCGTCGTGACCACCGTGCTGATCCCGGAGCGAGAGTTCCAGCCCGGCGGGCAGGCCAACGGGCGTGCCCTGGCGTACCTCGCGCACGAGAACCTGGGCAGCGTCTTCGGCAGCGTCTACGACATCTCGACCATCGCCATCCTCTGGTTCGCCGGCGCGTCCGCGATGGCCGGGCTGCTCAACCTGGTGCCGCGCTACCTGCCGAAATTCGGCATGGCGCCGTCCTGGGCCCGGGCGGTCCGCCCGCTGGTGCTGGTCTTCACCGGCACCGCGTTCCTGATCACCTGGATCTTCGACGCCGACGTGGACGCCCAGGGTGGCGCGTACGCCACCGGCGTGCTCGTGCTGATCACCTCGGCCGCCACCGCGGTGACCCTGTCCGCGCGCCGGCGCCGGCAGCGCGGCCGGACCTGGGCGTTCGCGGCGATCACCGCGATCTTCGCGTACACCACGGTGGCCAACGTGGTGGAACGCCCGGACGGCGTGAAGATCGCCGGCTGCTTCATCCTGGCGATCCTGGTGGTGTCGCTGCTGTCGCGGATCTTCCGGGCGTTCGAGCTGCGGGTCACCCGCATCGACGCCGACCACGTCGCCCAGGGCTTCCTGACCGAGCTGGGCAAACGGCAGATCCGGCTGATCGCCAACGAGCCGGACCGGCGCGACGCCGCCGAGTACTCCAACAAGATCGCGCAGATCATCGCCGACAACGACATGACCGACCAGGCCGACATCCTGTTCGTCGAGGTCACCGTCACCGACGCCTCGGACTTCGAGACCGAGCTGCACGTGCACGGGGAGGTGCTGCACCACCGGTACCGGGTGCTGACCGTGGCGAGTTCCTCGGTGCCGAGCGCGCTGGCCGCCCTGCTGTTGTGGATGCGCGACACCACGCACCGGCGGCCGCACATCTACTTCGAGTGGACCGAGGGCAACCCGGTGGCGAACTTCGCCCGCTACCTGATCTTCGGGCAGGGCGAGGTCGCGCCGGTGACCAGGGAGATGATCCGCCAGGCGGAGCCGGACCGGAAGCGGCGCCCGCACGTGCACGTCGGCTGA
- a CDS encoding LacI family DNA-binding transcriptional regulator produces MPVDESPARPPTLNEVAARAGVSLKTASRALNGEPYVSGATGQRVRQAADELGYRPNGLARELRTGGTSALVGLISGDLANPFYSAVASGAERELRQHGLLLITVNNDEDGELESSLLAALVERRVRALLVVPSAGSLVAGSAHSHNVPFVFLDRPPADPVADSVLIDNAGGARAAAEHLLAGGHRRIALVADLVRTTSQQARISGFSAAMRAAGNPDWEPYLRTDVHDAATAGRVVEELLGLPEPPTALFTTNNRLTIGALRALRGRAVPPALVGFDDFELADVVGVTVVAHDMSELGRRAAQLAYERINGYAGPPRTVVIPATLVPRGSGER; encoded by the coding sequence ATGCCCGTCGATGAGTCGCCGGCTCGGCCGCCGACCCTGAACGAGGTCGCGGCCCGCGCCGGCGTGAGCCTCAAAACCGCCTCCCGGGCGCTGAACGGCGAGCCCTACGTGTCCGGGGCGACCGGGCAGCGGGTCCGGCAGGCCGCCGACGAGCTGGGTTACCGCCCCAACGGGCTGGCCCGCGAGCTGCGCACCGGCGGGACGTCGGCGCTGGTCGGGCTGATCAGCGGCGACCTGGCGAACCCGTTCTACTCCGCGGTCGCCAGCGGCGCCGAACGCGAGCTGCGCCAGCACGGCCTGCTGCTGATCACGGTGAACAACGACGAGGACGGCGAGCTGGAGAGCAGCCTGCTCGCGGCGCTGGTGGAGCGCCGGGTCCGGGCCCTGCTGGTGGTCCCGAGCGCCGGGAGCCTCGTCGCCGGGAGCGCGCACAGCCACAACGTGCCGTTCGTCTTCCTGGACCGCCCGCCGGCGGACCCGGTCGCGGACAGCGTCCTGATCGACAACGCCGGTGGCGCCCGCGCGGCCGCCGAGCACCTGCTGGCCGGCGGCCACCGGCGCATCGCCCTGGTCGCCGACCTGGTCCGGACCACCTCGCAGCAGGCCCGGATCAGCGGCTTCTCGGCGGCGATGCGGGCGGCCGGCAACCCGGACTGGGAGCCGTACCTGCGCACCGACGTGCACGACGCGGCCACCGCCGGCCGGGTCGTCGAGGAGCTGCTGGGCCTGCCGGAGCCACCGACCGCGCTGTTCACCACCAACAACCGGCTCACCATCGGGGCGCTGCGGGCGCTGCGCGGGCGTGCGGTGCCGCCCGCGCTGGTCGGGTTCGACGACTTCGAGCTGGCCGACGTGGTCGGGGTGACCGTGGTCGCGCACGACATGAGCGAGCTGGGCCGGCGGGCGGCCCAGCTCGCGTACGAACGGATCAACGGCTATGCCGGACCCCCGCGGACCGTCGTCATCCCGGCGACGCTGGTGCCGCGCGGATCCGGCGAGCGTTAG
- a CDS encoding GH92 family glycosyl hydrolase yields MLRTLAAAVVLTAAVLSAPQAAQAADLNLTQYVNPFVGTDDSNSPNPVGGGAGGSTFPGATVPFGMVQFSPDTPTGSPSGYRDRDRTIESFSLTHFNGAGCPNNEDLPILPITGNLGSSPGNAWTSYASAYTKSNESASPGYYKNRLDKYGVDAELSATTRTGALKLTYPATTSARVLINASRSATGDRAGNVTITGNRVWGEHTAGGFCGGRTFKMYYSILFDRTPTGVGTFNGGTINAGSTSTSGNQAGAYVTFDTSTNPVVTATIGISFVSVANAQNNATAEAASFATVRTRANDDWNAALNRVQATGGSTTDLQKFYTALYHVLMNPNVASDTNGQYMGFDGAVHSASHPVYQNYSGWDIYRSWAALTALIAPDVMTDIVKSMVLDGQQGGLLPKWSHQSIEDFVMPGDPGPIIVASAYAFGVRDFDTAAALALMKKSATGGSTQGYVLRGNRASYEANHFIPGNPSETLEYASSDFAISQFAKALGDTAAYNTYATHSQYWRSLFNGESSYIHTRDSSGAYVWPLNPATESPYVEGNAAQYTWMVPHNLGALVTLMGGPGTAVQRLDHHFTELNGGLSRPYFYVGNEPEHGVPWAYHYARKPAGASDAVRRVMSESFTTGAGGLPGNDDLGATSAWYVWAALGLYPVTSGADTLAVHGGLFPAVLIQRPGGDITITGGSATNRYVQSLSLDGTATSHSYLRYPQIGGGATIAYTMGSSPGSWGTGSGDVPPSFGDGAQQPPAEPDLGPNLALGKPVTGGAAACGSETPDKAVDNLLRDNSKWCTTGTPRTLTVDLGSAQNVSSFIVKHAGLGGERTNWNTGAFTIATSTDNATWSAAVTVGGARASRTYAPIPARTARYVRLDVTTPANDGNTAARIYELEVYGSSSFPADLALRTPTTADSSCGAGEGPEKAVNGSWLGGWNDKWCSGGSTKWLQSDLGSTKHIGSVVIRHAGAGGEFPSWNTRDFDILTSPDGTTWTNRAQVRGNTSDSTTTTVNADARYVRLNVITPAGDGNTAARIYEFDVRG; encoded by the coding sequence ATGCTCCGTACCCTCGCCGCCGCGGTCGTCCTCACCGCCGCGGTCCTGTCAGCCCCGCAGGCGGCCCAGGCCGCCGATCTCAACCTCACTCAGTACGTCAACCCGTTCGTCGGCACCGACGACAGCAACTCCCCCAACCCGGTCGGCGGCGGCGCCGGCGGCAGCACCTTCCCCGGCGCCACCGTGCCGTTCGGGATGGTGCAGTTCAGCCCGGACACGCCAACCGGCTCCCCGTCCGGCTATCGCGACCGGGACCGGACCATCGAGTCGTTCAGCCTCACCCACTTCAACGGGGCCGGCTGTCCGAACAACGAGGACCTGCCGATCCTGCCGATCACCGGGAACCTCGGCTCGTCGCCGGGCAACGCCTGGACCTCGTACGCCAGCGCGTACACCAAGTCCAACGAGTCCGCCTCGCCCGGTTACTACAAGAACCGCCTCGACAAGTACGGCGTCGACGCCGAGCTGAGCGCCACCACCCGCACCGGCGCCCTGAAGCTCACCTACCCCGCCACGACCAGCGCCCGGGTGCTGATCAACGCCTCCCGGTCGGCCACCGGCGACCGGGCGGGCAACGTGACGATCACCGGCAACCGGGTCTGGGGCGAGCACACCGCCGGCGGGTTCTGCGGCGGGCGCACGTTCAAGATGTACTACTCGATCCTGTTCGACCGCACGCCCACCGGCGTCGGCACGTTCAACGGCGGCACGATCAACGCCGGATCGACCAGCACGAGCGGAAACCAGGCCGGCGCCTACGTCACCTTCGACACCAGCACGAACCCGGTGGTCACCGCGACGATCGGCATCTCCTTCGTCAGCGTGGCCAACGCGCAGAACAACGCCACCGCCGAGGCCGCGTCCTTCGCCACCGTCCGGACCCGCGCGAACGACGACTGGAACGCGGCGCTGAATCGGGTCCAGGCGACCGGCGGGAGCACGACCGACCTGCAGAAGTTCTACACCGCGCTCTACCACGTGCTGATGAACCCGAACGTCGCCAGCGACACCAACGGGCAGTACATGGGCTTCGACGGCGCGGTGCACAGCGCCTCGCACCCGGTGTACCAGAACTACTCGGGCTGGGACATCTACCGCTCGTGGGCGGCGCTGACCGCGCTGATCGCGCCGGACGTGATGACCGACATCGTCAAGTCGATGGTGCTCGACGGCCAGCAGGGCGGTCTGCTGCCGAAGTGGTCGCACCAGAGCATCGAGGACTTCGTGATGCCCGGCGACCCCGGGCCGATCATCGTGGCCAGCGCCTACGCGTTCGGTGTGCGTGACTTCGACACCGCGGCCGCGCTCGCGCTGATGAAGAAGAGCGCCACCGGCGGCAGCACCCAGGGGTACGTCCTGCGCGGCAACCGTGCGTCCTACGAGGCCAATCACTTCATCCCCGGCAACCCGTCGGAGACCCTGGAGTACGCCTCCAGCGACTTCGCGATCAGCCAGTTCGCCAAGGCGCTCGGGGACACCGCGGCCTACAACACCTACGCGACCCACTCGCAGTACTGGCGCAGTCTGTTCAACGGCGAGTCGTCGTACATACACACCCGGGACAGCAGCGGAGCCTACGTCTGGCCGCTGAACCCGGCCACCGAGAGCCCGTATGTGGAGGGCAACGCCGCCCAGTACACCTGGATGGTGCCGCACAACCTGGGCGCGCTGGTCACCCTGATGGGCGGGCCGGGCACCGCGGTGCAGCGGCTCGACCACCACTTCACCGAGCTCAACGGCGGGCTGTCGCGGCCGTACTTCTACGTCGGCAACGAGCCGGAGCACGGCGTGCCGTGGGCGTACCACTACGCCCGCAAACCGGCCGGCGCCTCCGACGCGGTCCGCCGGGTGATGAGCGAGTCGTTCACCACCGGCGCGGGCGGGCTGCCCGGCAACGACGACCTCGGCGCGACCAGCGCCTGGTACGTCTGGGCCGCGCTCGGCCTCTACCCGGTCACCTCGGGCGCCGACACCCTGGCCGTGCACGGCGGTCTCTTCCCGGCCGTGCTGATCCAGCGCCCAGGCGGGGACATCACCATCACCGGCGGCAGCGCCACCAACCGGTACGTCCAGTCGCTCTCTCTGGACGGCACCGCCACCAGCCACAGCTACCTCCGGTACCCGCAGATCGGCGGCGGGGCCACGATCGCGTACACGATGGGCTCCTCCCCCGGCAGCTGGGGAACCGGCTCCGGCGACGTGCCGCCCAGCTTCGGCGACGGCGCGCAGCAGCCGCCCGCCGAGCCGGACCTCGGCCCGAACCTGGCGCTCGGCAAGCCGGTCACCGGCGGCGCGGCCGCCTGCGGCTCGGAGACCCCGGACAAGGCCGTCGACAACCTGCTGCGGGACAACAGCAAGTGGTGTACGACCGGCACCCCGCGCACCCTGACCGTCGACCTCGGCTCGGCGCAGAACGTGTCCTCGTTCATCGTCAAACACGCCGGTCTCGGCGGTGAGCGGACCAACTGGAACACCGGCGCCTTCACCATCGCCACCAGCACCGACAACGCCACCTGGTCGGCCGCGGTCACGGTCGGCGGCGCCCGGGCCAGCCGCACCTACGCCCCGATCCCGGCCCGGACGGCCCGCTACGTGCGGCTGGACGTCACCACCCCGGCCAACGACGGCAACACCGCCGCCCGCATCTACGAACTGGAGGTGTACGGATCGAGCAGCTTCCCGGCCGACCTGGCCCTGCGGACCCCGACCACCGCCGACTCGTCCTGCGGCGCCGGCGAGGGCCCGGAGAAGGCGGTCAACGGCAGCTGGCTGGGCGGCTGGAACGACAAGTGGTGTTCCGGTGGGAGCACCAAGTGGCTCCAGAGCGACCTGGGCAGCACGAAACACATCGGCTCGGTGGTGATCCGGCACGCCGGCGCCGGCGGTGAGTTCCCGTCCTGGAACACCCGGGACTTCGACATCCTCACCTCCCCCGACGGCACGACCTGGACCAACCGGGCTCAGGTCCGCGGCAACACGTCCGACAGCACCACCACGACGGTGAACGCGGATGCCCGGTACGTCCGGCTCAATGTCATCACTCCGGCCGGCGACGGCAACACCGCCGCCCGGATCTACGAGTTCGACGTCCGCGGCTGA
- a CDS encoding PucR family transcriptional regulator, with product MSVSDPSRVEPAPECAALLQLPAGERRQAASKVGARAADAGLELRDLVDTMLAAAGAVAEGPALLDALRDALGGLLDGYAGQARVELDRHGSERITFINDLFTGRVDPGRLAERANRYGIRLSATHTVLVGRGAGITPQVAQRVDAALAARFGAANTLTALRDGELVCISAGGLRGIDAELAHLLRGELGAGRWQVAVGRAHPGLPGLAASLEEAHNALDHAAKLNFTAPLLNAADLLVFPVLLRDREAITDLVDTVLGPLVTARGGPQPYLDVLSVLFDNQGNYTATARHMHLSVRAVTYRLDRIRDLTGYHPGEPTQRFTLHAAVLGARLLGWPSS from the coding sequence ATGTCGGTGTCTGACCCCAGCCGCGTCGAGCCGGCGCCCGAGTGCGCGGCGCTGCTCCAGCTCCCGGCCGGCGAACGGCGGCAGGCCGCGTCCAAGGTGGGCGCCCGGGCCGCCGACGCCGGCCTGGAACTGCGCGACCTCGTCGACACGATGCTTGCGGCAGCGGGCGCCGTGGCGGAGGGCCCGGCGCTGCTCGACGCCCTGCGCGACGCCCTCGGCGGCCTGCTGGACGGGTACGCGGGGCAGGCCCGGGTCGAGCTGGACCGGCACGGCAGCGAACGCATCACCTTCATCAACGACCTGTTCACCGGGCGGGTCGATCCCGGCCGCCTGGCCGAGCGCGCCAACCGGTACGGCATCCGCCTGTCCGCCACGCACACCGTGCTGGTCGGCCGCGGCGCCGGGATCACCCCGCAGGTCGCCCAGCGGGTCGATGCCGCTCTCGCCGCCCGGTTCGGCGCCGCCAACACCCTCACCGCCCTGCGCGACGGCGAGCTGGTCTGCATCAGCGCGGGCGGCCTGCGCGGCATCGACGCCGAACTGGCCCACCTGCTGCGCGGCGAGCTCGGCGCGGGCCGCTGGCAGGTCGCCGTCGGGCGCGCCCACCCCGGGCTGCCGGGCCTGGCCGCCTCGCTGGAGGAGGCGCACAACGCCCTCGACCACGCGGCCAAGCTGAACTTCACCGCTCCCCTGCTCAACGCCGCCGACCTGCTGGTCTTCCCGGTGCTGCTGCGCGACCGCGAGGCGATCACCGACCTGGTCGACACCGTGCTCGGCCCGCTGGTCACCGCCCGCGGCGGCCCGCAGCCCTACCTGGACGTGCTCAGCGTGCTCTTCGACAACCAGGGCAACTACACCGCGACCGCCCGACACATGCACCTGTCGGTCCGCGCCGTCACCTACCGCCTCGACCGCATCCGCGACCTGACCGGTTACCACCCGGGCGAGCCCACCCAGCGCTTCACCCTGCACGCCGCCGTCCTCGGCGCCCGCCTGCTGGGCTGGCCGTCCTCCTGA
- a CDS encoding ABC transporter permease subunit: MLLPPLVRKSWRDDRRSVLGWAVGVTVFTLVYAGFYQQLKGAAELKQQALPQGMLDFLGVPDLVSPAGYLQASIFSLLGPLLTLFCTITLTARTIPRPEEDGGMELLLTVPVSRTRFAGQRLAAAAAVATGIAALPGIVLLIVVAGTGMDITWSNVTAASTGLVALTWCFGGIAFLAGAVSGRRATVLAVTGTLAVATYMAQALSDMAGGLHWLRWLSPFHYYIGTDPLHTGWHPAHLLTLVAVGAGSAIAGVIRFDRRDVGV; encoded by the coding sequence ATGCTGCTGCCGCCACTGGTGCGTAAGAGCTGGCGCGACGACCGCCGGTCGGTGCTCGGCTGGGCCGTCGGCGTCACCGTCTTCACGCTCGTCTACGCCGGTTTCTACCAGCAGCTCAAGGGCGCCGCCGAGCTCAAGCAGCAGGCGCTGCCGCAGGGCATGCTCGACTTCCTCGGCGTCCCGGACCTGGTCTCCCCCGCCGGATATCTGCAGGCGAGCATCTTCAGCCTGCTCGGCCCGCTGCTGACGCTGTTCTGCACGATCACGCTGACGGCCCGCACGATCCCACGGCCGGAGGAGGACGGCGGCATGGAGCTGCTGCTGACCGTTCCGGTGTCCCGCACCCGGTTCGCCGGCCAGCGGCTCGCCGCGGCCGCCGCGGTCGCCACCGGCATCGCCGCCCTGCCCGGCATCGTGCTGCTGATCGTCGTGGCGGGCACCGGCATGGACATCACGTGGTCGAACGTGACCGCGGCCTCGACCGGCCTGGTCGCGCTGACCTGGTGTTTCGGCGGCATCGCGTTCCTCGCCGGCGCGGTGAGCGGGCGGCGCGCCACCGTGCTGGCGGTCACCGGCACCCTCGCCGTCGCCACCTACATGGCCCAGGCGCTCAGCGACATGGCGGGCGGACTGCATTGGCTGCGCTGGCTGTCGCCGTTCCACTACTACATCGGCACCGATCCGCTGCACACCGGCTGGCATCCCGCGCACCTGCTGACGCTGGTGGCCGTGGGCGCGGGCAGCGCGATCGCCGGCGTGATCCGTTTCGACCGTCGCGATGTCGGTGTCTGA
- a CDS encoding ABC transporter ATP-binding protein yields MTTDLAVLAEDLTKFYGSQRGIEGLHLDVGAGEVMGFLGPNGAGKTTTIRLLLDFLRPTRGHATVLGLDPRRDKARLHRQIGYLPGELTFPGRERAADLLRFFGDARGGVSWRHVTDLAGRLELDLSRPVRAMSKGNKQKVGLVQAFMHEPALLVLDEPTSGLDPLMQQEFLAMVREARAAGQTVFMSSHVLAEVQEVADRVAIVRGGRLAAVERVESLGRRAVRTVEIHFADPVSPDEFRALPGITDVTVSGPVLKCTVDGRLDPLIKAAARHEVVDLLSAEPDLEETFLSFYYHSEGAGDAAAATGA; encoded by the coding sequence ATGACCACCGACCTCGCCGTGCTCGCCGAGGACCTGACCAAGTTCTACGGTTCCCAGCGCGGCATCGAAGGCCTCCATCTGGACGTCGGCGCCGGGGAGGTGATGGGCTTCCTCGGTCCCAACGGCGCCGGCAAGACCACCACCATCCGGCTGCTCCTGGACTTCCTGCGCCCGACCCGCGGCCACGCCACTGTCCTCGGCCTCGATCCGCGCCGCGACAAGGCCCGCCTGCACCGCCAGATCGGCTACCTGCCGGGCGAGCTCACCTTCCCCGGCCGGGAACGCGCGGCCGACCTGCTGCGCTTCTTCGGCGACGCCCGCGGCGGTGTGTCCTGGAGACACGTCACCGACCTGGCCGGCCGCCTGGAACTGGACCTGTCCCGGCCGGTACGGGCGATGAGCAAGGGCAACAAGCAGAAGGTCGGCCTGGTGCAGGCGTTCATGCACGAGCCCGCGCTGCTCGTGCTCGACGAGCCGACCAGTGGCCTGGACCCGCTGATGCAGCAGGAGTTCCTGGCCATGGTCCGCGAGGCGCGGGCCGCCGGGCAGACCGTCTTCATGTCCTCCCACGTGCTCGCCGAGGTGCAGGAGGTCGCCGACCGGGTGGCCATCGTGCGCGGCGGCCGGCTCGCCGCGGTCGAACGGGTCGAGTCGCTGGGCCGGCGCGCCGTGCGTACCGTCGAGATCCACTTCGCCGACCCGGTCAGCCCGGACGAGTTCCGCGCCCTGCCCGGAATCACCGACGTGACCGTGTCCGGTCCGGTGCTCAAGTGCACCGTGGACGGCCGTTTGGACCCGCTGATCAAGGCGGCGGCCAGGCACGAGGTGGTGGACCTGCTCTCCGCCGAGCCCGACCTGGAAGAGACGTTCCTGTCCTTCTACTACCACAGCGAAGGAGCCGGCGATGCTGCTGCCGCCACTGGTGCGTAA